In Bacteroides cellulosilyticus, the genomic stretch CATAGTGGTATAGAAATGAGTTTTCACCACAGAGTAACACAGAGTCTCACGGAGTTCTATTCTTTTGATTTCAAATTGATTAAACTCTGTGAGACTCCTTTAGATTTGCATTACTAAAACTTAGGGTTGAAATATTACCTTTGTAGTTAATAAGAGTTAACCAAGGGAAGCGGGTGACCTATTGTGAGATCTAGGCAGAAGCCCTATACACAGAACTAGTCCTGCCTCCCTTTTCAGTTGAATCGTCCCAATTAGAATTTTAGGTCGTTGGCCTATTAAAGGATTTAGTGAGTTCAACCTATGGTTAACTTCAAATAAGTAATGCGAAGTTATGAAAAAGAAATGGTTTATTGGCATTGACATCAGTAAAAAAACACTTGATGTTGTTATTTACGATCCCGCAAAGAAACATGCGGATGAGACAAACTACAAGCAAGTCTCGAATAATAAAACGGGTTATCAAGCATTGTTTGCCTGGATGAAGCAGAAGCGTATTTCTCCTAAACAGACTGTCATCTGCTTGGAGAATACAGGCATTTACAGCTATGATTTATGTCTGTTTTTAGAGTCATGTAAACAAGATTACAGTTCTTTCACTCCTCTGGATTTAAAGCGTTCTCTGGGGCTTGTCCGTGGAAAGAATGACCGTGTGGATGCCGAGCGGATAGCTTACTACGGTTACTTGCATCGGGATGAATTGACCTATTCCAAACTTTCCGGCAGTGCTGTCCTTATCTTGCGTGACTTGTCGTCCGAAAGGAAACGCCTGGTTAAGCATCTGACTGAAAACAAGGGATTTATCACGGACAGAAAAGACCGGGAGTCCACCTCTACGAGCAGGCGGGCAGAAGAAATGGTTAAGATTCTGGAAAAACAAATTCAAAGCGTAGAAGATGAGATGCACGGGATTGTCAGCTCTGATCCGACTATGAACTTAAACTATCAGCTTCTTAACAGCATTAAAGGGATTGGTAGTGTTAATGCCATCAATACAATCATACATACTAATAATTTCAAGGCATTTGAAACCGCACGGCAATATGCCTGTTATCTGGGTATTGCCCCTTTTGAACATTCTTCAGGAACCAGTGTGAAAGGGAAAACAAGGGTATGTGCTACGGGAGCCAGACTATTGAAAGCGGATCTATCGCAGGCTGCAAGATCGGCCGTTGTATGGGATAAGGAACTCAAAGAGTATTATGAAAGGAAAAGAAAAGAGGGAAAAGAACATGGAGTAGTGCTGAATGCGGTAAAGTTTAAACTTGTGTGCAGAATGTTTGCAGTAGTCAGAAGAGGGACACCCTTTGTTGATTTAATCACGTATAAAGAATAAACGAGCAGGGAAGCATTACGCTCCACTACTCGTTTGGTTTTATTAACAGTGTTTTTAGACCGAATTATTTGCTCAGGTCTTAGAATTCTGTGTCCTCTGTGGTGAACAGATTCATAACCTAACAGAAATGCACATATTCTCTCTACAGTTGTATTACACTCTTTTTGGTCTGTTTC encodes the following:
- a CDS encoding IS110 family transposase, which codes for MKKKWFIGIDISKKTLDVVIYDPAKKHADETNYKQVSNNKTGYQALFAWMKQKRISPKQTVICLENTGIYSYDLCLFLESCKQDYSSFTPLDLKRSLGLVRGKNDRVDAERIAYYGYLHRDELTYSKLSGSAVLILRDLSSERKRLVKHLTENKGFITDRKDRESTSTSRRAEEMVKILEKQIQSVEDEMHGIVSSDPTMNLNYQLLNSIKGIGSVNAINTIIHTNNFKAFETARQYACYLGIAPFEHSSGTSVKGKTRVCATGARLLKADLSQAARSAVVWDKELKEYYERKRKEGKEHGVVLNAVKFKLVCRMFAVVRRGTPFVDLITYKE